One window of the Papaver somniferum cultivar HN1 unplaced genomic scaffold, ASM357369v1 unplaced-scaffold_115, whole genome shotgun sequence genome contains the following:
- the LOC113329201 gene encoding 60S ribosomal protein L10a-like — protein sequence MGHYYDHLLQGFFPSFLLFDSKPIPLSRNPLANPQEREGGEDDILDRNKKTPISLFPPFLQILNFFEDKRFSDSVKLPHIPRPKMKVCMLGDAQHVEKKIDLEYMDVEGLKKLNQNKNKLAKKFHAFLASEAVIKQIPRLLGPGLNKAGKFPTLVTHQESFEAKVNETKAMVKFQLKKVFCMGVVVGNLGMEEKQIFRNVQLSVNFLVSLLKKNWQNDVYSRRYQF from the exons ATGGGGCATTATTATGATCAtcttctacaagggttctttccTTCCTTCCTTCTTTTTGACTCGAAAcctatacctttatcaagaaacccTCTTGCAAACCCACAAGAACGTGAAGGTGGAGAGGATGACATTCTTGACAGAAATAAGAAAACACCCATA AGTCTGTTtccaccatttttgcagattCTCAATTTCTTCGAG GACAAGCGTTTCAGTGATTCAGTGAAGTTGCCACATATTCCCCGCCCTAAAATGAAAGTCTGCATGCTTGGAGATGCTCAGCATGTTGAGAAG AAGATCGATCTTGAGTACATGGATGTTGAAGGTCTTAAGAAGCTTAACCAGAACAAGAATAAGCTTGCAAAGAAGTTCCATGCTTTTCTAGCCTCAGAAGCTGTTATCAAGCAGATTCCCCGTCTTCTTGGACCTGGTCTTAACAAGGCAG GTAAGTTCCCAACTCTTGTTACTCATCAAGAGTCATTTGAGGCCAAGGTGAATGAAACCAAGGCTATGGTTAAGTTTCAATTGAAGAAAGTCTTTTGTATGGGTGTTGTTGTTGGTAACCTTGGTATGGAGGAGAAGCAGATCTTCCGGAACGTTCAGCTCAGTGTCAACTTTCTAGTATCACTGTTGAAAAAGAATTGGCAAAAT GATGTGTACTCTAGGCGATACCAATTTTAG